One window of Acidimicrobiales bacterium genomic DNA carries:
- a CDS encoding TIGR03086 family metal-binding protein produces MSPGPLTDGERTDTLAAYTSACAFFGERLAEVTELDWMAETGCPDWDVRMLVAHVVTGEALVTRVLRDGGAWESQADPSILGLNPMAAWRGTVLAAIESASVDGVLDAMHPYAVGELPGAVIIGFRVTENLVHGWDLARACGTDIALPEALAERCLDFWMPLAGSDALSGHFGPTVMPPDGAPAGVRLLSLLGRTA; encoded by the coding sequence GTGAGCCCGGGCCCGTTGACCGACGGCGAACGAACTGACACCCTCGCCGCCTACACCTCGGCGTGCGCCTTCTTCGGAGAACGCCTCGCCGAGGTAACCGAACTGGACTGGATGGCCGAGACTGGGTGCCCTGACTGGGACGTCCGCATGCTGGTCGCCCACGTGGTCACCGGCGAGGCGCTGGTCACACGGGTGCTCCGCGACGGTGGGGCATGGGAGTCCCAAGCCGACCCGTCGATCCTGGGACTCAACCCCATGGCCGCCTGGAGGGGCACGGTGCTGGCAGCCATCGAGTCGGCTTCGGTCGACGGTGTGCTCGACGCCATGCACCCCTACGCGGTGGGCGAGCTGCCCGGCGCGGTGATCATCGGCTTCCGGGTGACCGAGAACCTCGTCCACGGTTGGGACCTAGCCCGGGCGTGCGGAACCGATATCGCGCTGCCCGAGGCCCTGGCCGAACGGTGCCTCGACTTCTGGATGCCGTTGGCTGGTTCAGACGCGCTCTCGGGCCACTTCGGTCCGACGGTCATGCCGCCCGACGGTGCACCGGCGGGTGTCCGACTCCTGTCGCTGCTCGGCCGGACGGCATGA
- the guaA gene encoding glutamine-hydrolyzing GMP synthase yields the protein MTKIPGGRAHANDRILVVDFGAQYAQLIARRVREADVYSEIVPHDLTAEEFAARAPSGIIFSGGPASVHVAGAPRIDPGVYDLGVPILGICYGAQLVAHQRGGTVGRNERGEYGRTDLTVAEPGALLVDAGTGTHPVWMSHFDAITEPPAGAAVTASSPDAPVAAFEAPDAGLYAVQFHPEVHHTPCGQDLLSRFVRDVCGCAGDWTMASVIDSSVDAIREQVGTGQAICGLSGGVDSAVAAALVHNAIGDQLTCVFVDTGLMRAGEGEQVVETFQKTQGIELIHVRAADRFFEKLAGVTDPEGKRKAIGELFIRIFEDASGGITDARFLVQGTLYPDVIESGTKDAAKIKSHHNVGGLPDDMNFALVEPLRNLFKDEVRAVGSELGLPDEIVWRQPFPGPGLGVRIIGEVTPEATAILQAADLIVREEVRSAGLEREVWQAFAVLPDIGSVGFLGDERTYAKPIIIRAVTSEDAMTADWARLPYDLLEKMSNRIINEVDGVNRVAYDITSKPPGTIEWE from the coding sequence GTGACCAAGATCCCTGGTGGGAGGGCCCACGCCAACGACCGCATCCTGGTCGTCGACTTCGGGGCTCAGTACGCGCAACTCATCGCCCGACGGGTACGCGAAGCCGACGTCTATAGCGAGATCGTCCCCCACGACCTGACGGCCGAGGAGTTCGCCGCCCGGGCACCGTCCGGGATCATCTTCAGTGGCGGGCCGGCTTCGGTCCACGTGGCCGGCGCCCCGCGCATCGACCCCGGCGTCTACGACCTCGGCGTGCCCATCCTGGGCATCTGCTACGGAGCCCAACTCGTTGCGCACCAGCGTGGCGGCACGGTGGGTCGCAACGAGCGGGGAGAGTACGGCCGCACCGACCTGACCGTTGCCGAACCAGGCGCCCTGCTGGTTGACGCTGGAACCGGCACCCATCCAGTCTGGATGAGCCACTTCGACGCCATCACCGAGCCGCCGGCCGGCGCCGCGGTGACCGCCTCGTCGCCCGACGCCCCGGTGGCCGCCTTTGAGGCGCCCGACGCCGGCTTGTACGCCGTCCAGTTCCACCCCGAGGTCCATCACACGCCATGCGGCCAGGATCTGCTCAGCCGCTTCGTCCGCGACGTGTGCGGCTGTGCCGGGGATTGGACGATGGCCTCGGTCATCGACTCGTCGGTGGATGCCATCCGCGAACAGGTGGGCACCGGACAGGCCATCTGCGGGCTGTCCGGTGGCGTCGACTCAGCGGTCGCCGCCGCGCTGGTGCACAATGCCATCGGGGATCAACTGACCTGCGTGTTCGTTGACACCGGCCTCATGCGAGCCGGCGAGGGCGAGCAGGTCGTCGAGACCTTCCAGAAGACTCAGGGCATCGAACTCATCCACGTGCGGGCCGCCGACCGCTTTTTCGAAAAGCTGGCCGGGGTCACCGATCCGGAGGGCAAGCGCAAGGCCATAGGCGAACTCTTCATCCGGATCTTCGAGGATGCCTCGGGCGGGATCACCGACGCCCGCTTCCTCGTCCAGGGGACGCTGTACCCCGACGTCATCGAGTCGGGCACCAAGGATGCGGCCAAGATCAAGAGCCACCACAACGTAGGTGGTTTGCCCGACGACATGAACTTCGCCCTCGTTGAGCCGCTTCGCAACCTGTTCAAGGACGAGGTGCGGGCCGTGGGCTCCGAGTTGGGGCTGCCCGACGAGATCGTTTGGCGCCAACCGTTCCCCGGTCCCGGCCTCGGTGTACGCATCATCGGCGAGGTCACCCCGGAGGCCACGGCCATCCTTCAGGCCGCTGACCTGATCGTCCGCGAGGAGGTTCGTAGCGCCGGCTTGGAGCGCGAGGTCTGGCAGGCCTTCGCCGTGCTCCCCGACATCGGGTCTGTGGGCTTCTTGGGCGACGAGCGCACCTACGCCAAACCGATCATCATCCGAGCGGTCACCAGCGAGGACGCCATGACGGCCGACTGGGCCCGACTGCCCTATGACCTGCTCGAGAAGATGTCCAACCGCATCATCAACGAGGTCGACGGCGTCAATCGGGTGGCCTACGACATCACGTCCAAACCGCCCGGCACCATCGAGTGGGAGTGA
- a CDS encoding GuaB3 family IMP dehydrogenase-related protein gives MAEIEIGMGKSGRRAYGFDDIAIVPSRRTRDPEDVDISWQIDAYRFELPLMASAMDGVVSPATAIEIGRLGGVGVLNLEGLWTRYEDADSVLAEIAELPTEKATKRMQELNQQPLIPGLVTERIREINAAGVVSCVSVTPQRTNALLDEILAGEPDMLVIQGTVVSAEHVSSTVEPLNLKTFIRQLDIPVIVGGCATNKAALHLMRTGAAGVLVGVGPGHACTTRGVLGLGVPQATAIADVRAARMRHLDETGVYCQVIADGGMATGGDISKAIVCGADAVMIGSPLAAASEAPGHGYHWGMATFHPTLPRGARVQTTTRGTLEEILLGPANENDGKLNLFGGLRTSMATCGYVDVKEFQKAEVMVAPALQTEGKALQKSQGVGMGH, from the coding sequence GAGGACGTCGACATCTCCTGGCAGATCGATGCCTACCGGTTCGAGCTACCTCTCATGGCGTCAGCCATGGATGGCGTGGTCAGCCCAGCCACCGCTATCGAGATTGGCCGCCTGGGCGGCGTGGGCGTGCTCAACCTTGAGGGCCTGTGGACCCGCTACGAGGACGCCGATTCCGTCCTTGCCGAGATCGCTGAACTGCCGACCGAAAAGGCCACCAAGCGGATGCAAGAGCTTAACCAGCAGCCCCTCATCCCCGGCCTGGTCACCGAGCGGATCCGCGAGATCAACGCCGCCGGGGTCGTGTCGTGCGTGTCGGTCACACCACAGCGCACCAATGCCCTGCTGGACGAGATCTTGGCCGGCGAGCCCGACATGCTGGTCATCCAGGGCACTGTCGTGTCGGCCGAGCACGTGTCGTCCACCGTTGAACCGCTGAACCTCAAGACGTTCATCCGTCAACTAGATATCCCAGTAATCGTGGGCGGCTGTGCCACCAATAAGGCGGCCCTCCATCTGATGCGTACCGGGGCGGCCGGTGTGCTGGTCGGCGTCGGACCCGGCCACGCCTGTACCACCCGCGGGGTGCTCGGCCTCGGCGTTCCGCAGGCCACAGCCATCGCCGACGTTCGGGCGGCCCGTATGCGCCACCTCGACGAGACCGGCGTCTACTGCCAAGTCATCGCTGATGGCGGCATGGCTACCGGGGGCGACATCTCCAAGGCCATCGTGTGTGGCGCCGACGCTGTGATGATCGGCTCGCCGTTGGCCGCCGCCAGCGAGGCGCCCGGCCACGGCTACCACTGGGGGATGGCCACCTTCCATCCGACGCTGCCGCGCGGCGCCCGAGTCCAGACCACTACCCGGGGCACGCTGGAGGAGATCCTCCTCGGCCCGGCCAACGAGAACGACGGCAAACTGAACCTGTTCGGAGGACTGCGTACCTCGATGGCGACCTGCGGCTACGTCGACGTGAAGGAGTTTCAGAAGGCCGAGGTCATGGTGGCCCCGGCGCTCCAGACCGAGGGCAAGGCGTTGCAGAAGTCCCAGGGCGTCGGGATGGGCCACTAG